The window agctcctgcaagaaccaatgaggttcattctcgtgttacgcagcacgtttgagctacagcgagaaccaatgaggttcattctcatgttacgcatcacgttttagcttcttcaagaaccaatgaggttcattcttatgttacgcatcacgtttgagcttcctcaagaaccaatgaggttcattctcgtgttacgcatcacgtttgagcttcctcaagaaccaatgaggttcattctcgtgttacgcatcacgtttgagcttcctcaagaaccaatgaggttcgttctcgtgttacgcatcacgtttgagcttcctcaagaaccaatgaggttcgttctcgtgttacgcagcacgtttgagcttcagcaagagccagtgaggttcattctagtgttacgcagcacgtttgagctcctgcaagaaccaatgaggttcattctcgtgttacgcagcacgtttgagctcctgcaagaaccaatgaggttcattcttatgttacgcatcacgtttgagcttcctcaagaaccaatgaggttcattctcgtgttacgcatcacgtttgagcttcctcaagaaccaatgaggttcattctcgtgttacgcatcacgtttgagcttcctcaagaaccaatgaggttcattctcgtgttacgcatcacgtttgagcttcctcaagaaccaatgaggttcgttctcgtgttacgcatcacgtttgagcttcctcaagaaccaatgaggttcgttctcgtgttacgcatcacgtttgagcttcctcaagaaccaatgaggttcgttctcgtgttacgcatcacgtttgagcttcctcaagaaccaataaggttcattctcgtgttatgcagcacgtttgagcttccgtaagaaccaatgaggttcattctcgtgttacgcagcacgtttgagcttcagcaagaactaATGAGGATCATTcacgtgttatgcagcacgtttgagcttcctcaagaaccaatgaggttcattctcgtgttacgcatcacgtttgagcttcctcaagaaccaatgaggttcattctcgtgttacgcatcacgtttgagcttcctcaagaaccaatgaggttcgttctcgtgttacgcatcacgtttgagcttcctcaagaaccaataaggttcattctcgtgttatgcagcacgtttgagcttccttaagaaccaatgaggttcattctcgtgttacgcagcacgtttgagcttcagcaagaactaATGAGGATCATtcacgtgttacgcagcacgtttgagcttcagcaagaactaATGAGGATCATTcacgtgttatgcagcacgtttgagcttccttaagaaccaatgaggttcattctcgtgttacgcagcacgtttgagcttcagcaagaaccaatgaggatcattcacgtgttacgcagcacgtttgagcttcagcgagaaccaatgaggttcattctcgtgttacgcagcacgtttgagcttccgtgagaaccaatgaggttcattctcgtgttacgcagcacgtttgagcttcagcgagatccattgaggttcgttctcgtgttacgcagcacgtttgagcttccgtgagaaccaatgaggttcattcttgtgttacgcagcacgtttgagcttcagcaagagctaatgaggttcattctcactCGTCAATAAAGTACGGTttagcttctgtttatgtttgctgatcaacgtttatgtgaataaaagcctacattcaatttgttcatcatataaagcaattgtgtctcttcagaaaatttggactaaaccactcaattcatttggattatttttatgatctctttattaTGATTTCTTTTTGAAGCTTCAATGTGGTAGTTGTGttgactgtcaatggaggaacagaaacctctcagatttcattaaaaacatcttcttcttgtgttttgaagatgaaaagtgCTTACAGGTTTGTaattacatgagggtgaggaaatgatgacaattctttcatttttgggtcaactatccctttaaatctgcTGTTGTCATTGCTGAAGACTGTTATTTGAGGGTGACGTCCAGCAGTCAACACAAACATAGACTGTGGTTTAATTATGCGTTCtgactagtgtgtgtgtgtgtgtgtgtgtgtgtgtttgtttgcagAACATTCGGACAGAAACAAACCGGATCAGCGCCACTCCAGGTAAGATGAAAAAATGTGTTCAATTGTTATGAAAATATTGTCACAATGCAAACATTCataattatggaagcttgtttctgccatgaaataaaaaaaggaaatttcatctttatttcttacaattctgactttatttctcacagttgtgagatataaagttggaattgcaagaaaaagtcagaattgtaagagaAATTTTCGCAATTACTgtttgcttttttcttttttattccgtggcagAAAAAAAGCTTCCATACATAATGATCTTgatttcctttgttttctcaatactgaaatgttttttttcctcttttggggtgaaatatgatcTGAACCTGTGTTAATAAGATTCTCTGGATGTAAGCGCAAGTCAAAAACTTGTTTATTTTTGATCATAGCTTCATCTGATGGCGGTGAAGCTTTCGATTCATGTCTAAACATCTCCCATCATAACATGCGATAGGAACAGAAAACTCAGCACTAGTTCCTCCAGCTCAGTACTGGAAATACCTGTTATGTCACAGCAGGGAAAAATGATTAACTCTTTTCCTCTGTGATCTCCAGAGATTAATGTGATTGTCACGTCAAACAGAATCATTCACATGTTTACAGGAGTAACATGCCACTTTTTTGGCTTTGTTTTGTAACAAATTTTGGCACATTTTTGCATGTGTTGATTTACCgtgtgtgtttttgattaaagTCAAAGTCTGGAAGGGGTTTGGGTGTGGTGTGGTTTGTGTTGTGTAACTGTGAAATGTGTTTCCAGTCCTGTAACTGGAAAACTGGCCTTGATTCCTTCCTGACATTGAGCccttctgtttctctctcttttccagccaAGGGCCGCTGTCCTCCATCAGAGCTGTCATCAAACGCAGTGAGTAGCGTGTTTTTGTCCTGCACAGCTTCATTTGGTGTGTTTTGTATGTTCTGTCAGATGTTTGCATGTGAGTTtggtttttgtgttttttgttggaAACTGCGCAGCATCGAGAACCAGCTCTCAAAGTGACCATCAGCGGGAACGGAGGTCAGACGATTTTTCTTTCTCTGTGTTCATTTAGGTGTATTCAAACGTGATATTTACCTTGATTTTGACTAATCTGATCGAAAGCTCTTCTCTGCCACCTtcatctcatttgttaacaaaTACAGTTGATTTATTAGAGGCAAAATTTGTTGGTTGCGCTGGAATTTATgccacattttattttactcaattaaaatTGTTAATTTAAAGAAAGTTTAATAATATGTTAAGGCAGATTTTAGAAACAagtataaaaaaactaaattatctTATATAAGCAATACCACACGAGTAGCCGTGCAATATCACtctatatcagcacggctgtgatttggacataggtaatcacagcgtgctgatatacagccatatcgcatggctacaagtgtgatattgcgtttatacagcAGTTCGatggcacgagtgtgtaaataaataagaaataacaaccgacggtctttaaaaccctcttttttgtgaggaactacttccttccaccacagattcaaatctcaagttgacagtttgacaGTAATGAAGGAATGTGCATTACCTGCATCTAGCtgatattcttcaggtcaatcttatgttcataatcacaaaatcagtttgaatgtctggtgaggaaagcgatatctttgtccttttaacatttaagaggATTTCCCATGACCGCgctagtcaatgcatttgtcagttgcgtttTGTACGAttttgtttaaagtaaaaacaatgtccttgtttccttgtttcagtccatttcaatataaaagtctttgcgactgactgactcactcataaagacagtctttgctgccatctcatggcgtattaatgtaactttcactgaagttGAAATCACTAATGGACTCGTACGGCATGttctttatattaaatattatttattaaacaatattatttaaatcaacaacaatagccattataacagtataagaagtaaaatagtaaataaacacaagcaaacagttcagtcaaacgtacaaaaggatttaattttaatgtaaatatacagttatgaaacttaatatAGCCCTTAAGCCATATCTATtggctctggaacaagtaatagattataagaccaaagattgcctgtttGATATACCAAAAATGAATCatacctcatgtttaaacactatcTTCATCAGAGCCAGCAAGGACTgtccgagatgaagctgttctctgcgggtacacgagcactgaacggccgctgacggcctggagctcgcatctctaaacacattttcaaataggtgttatgtttacatataaaccCATTATCTGAGATCTAAACAACTATATTCTTGcctaaaaaaaaacttcttaaaactacattccgTTACAAAATAACAGTAGTGTCTATAAAAATATGGTGGGTTTGCTTGTCCTCCATGACACTCGTTGTGAGAATGCTGACAGAGGAGTGATTCTAAGGTGAAACTTGTCGCATGGCTAAAAagacctctcagccaatcagattcgagaaccagaacgAAGAGTTGTATAAAcgtaaatatacaaaataattaatgagcAAAGATTCCATAATTTTTTCATGATTGTATAAAACCACTgcattaaatgtttttggatGTTAAAACATCTTCTCAaaacagggttattatagttatctaaaaaaacatttaaaaaaaataaaatatgaactaaaataaaatataaaaaattaaccctattttatttcatctagttgCTAAAGCAaagtttctcattttcatttagtttaacttgatgtactataaactaaaactgaaataaaaataacaaaaactcaacatatttaaaaacaaataataatgacaaaaacaacaaaattactaaatttaactaaaattctaattaaaaatgaaaaatcctaaaaataaaaactaattctaaacattaacaaaaactatagcATTTAAAAAGTATAATAACTAAATAGTATCTTAGTGATACTGCTCAAAACTGGGAGTAAGCTGTTTGTGGACAGGTTATGTACTTATCGTTCAGCTGTTTTTGGTTAAACAGGGAATCAGACTGAGAAAGGTAAAGAGGTGATGTGTAATGTAAACTGTTACTGATTGTCGTTCCGCAGACGACCAGAAATCACCATCCTCTCTGCTGAACCGCTGCCATCCAATACCTGGTTCCCAGGGGCTTCTGGGGCGTTTCCCCCAGCCCCGCCCCCTGCCCCACCCACATGGGCTGCAGGCTCGGCAACAGTGCAGGTGGGTGGAGCTTGAGGAAGTGATACATGTTTAGAACCTGtcatttgattgattgattggtgcTCCTCCTCCCCAGCTTCCGCCTCCCTCCTATGAGCAGGTGATCCGAGAAAAGAGCCGTGAACAGAATCTTCACTCCTCCCCTTCGTCGTCTTCATCTCCGCCTTCTCGTTTCTCTACCTCCACCATCGCCACGCAGACGGACACGGACTCCCCCGGCCCACAATCCTCTGCTGCTCATTCAGGTGAGAGGAGGTTTCGTTTCAGGCTGCGTTTGCAGAAAAGTGTTTCTGCGTTTacagaaatgtttatttttcctGCAGTTCACAGACGCCCCAAACCCCCGCGCCCCTCACTGCCTCTCAAACACATGTCTGAACCAGACTGCTCTAACCCGAAGCCTCGAGACGCCCTGCACGAGCAGTGTGGTGTTCAGACAGACTTCGATGACATCTTCGATGACATCAGTCCCATAGGCCCCGCACCCACCTCCAAAACTTTCACCCAGATCGACTTCGATTTCCCAGCCGAGCCCATGAAAGAGGAGCCGAGCGCACGTCCCAGACCTCGACCGCGCTCCACAGCTGCCCTGCAACCTGTCAATCTGGACCAGCCGATGACGAGGGAGGTGAAAGTTCAGACTCTAGTTCGTCTGAAGGATGATAAGGCCGAGAGCGTGTTCACCGGGTTCGATGATGCTCCGTTGGACATCTCCAGCAAGTACCTGCAAGACCTGCTGGAGGTTTTTGGCTCGGACAAAATGCATGGAGAAAGTCAAGAAAGCAAAGTAGAAGGAGAGGAAAATAAGGCTGCTTGCTCCGTCATAGCATCTGAACCGTTAGAACCGTTAAAAAGACCGCAACCACGGCCTAGAACTCAGAAATCCAAACCCCAGCTCGCCCCAAAACCATCTGTCTTTGAGGTTTTTGACCCTACCATTGAGCAAAACCCCTCCAAACCCATTAGTCCACCAGTACCAGCACCTAGAGCCCTTCTGAACAAACTCCAGAGTCCGTCAGATGAGTCCAGATCTTCTCCATCCACCAGCCCTTCACCAGCCGCCCGTCCTGCCAGTGCGCCTCCAGGCCAGCAGATGGCAGTGGTGGCATCCAATTCATCTGAGAGGAGAAATTCAGATCAAGCTATAAACACTCCAGTGACGTCGACCGACAGGAACGTTGGAAAACGTGAGTGTTTATGTGATCGGTATGTTGGTGGATCTCTAAATTACTTGctactagggctgcacaatttggggGGAAATCTATTTGCGATTTTTATGATAAAAATTGTGATTGCGATTTTTGTGTGAAgtttgctgtgcttgttttttagggctgcacaatttgataatatattgatattactatataattataataataattattattaaatatattaaaattataataatttttattactaaataaaaatatgaaacaaaatAAGAGATATTGCTCctgtaatatttcactataaaataaaacaattgagtaagaaaaatttaataaataatagtaacataataatgataaataatagtaaatataataaaatatataaacatataataatataataataataatgtatttcaAAACTCTTTTGTTTATAAGCACATTCATTACAAGTTTGTGAAGATGGTTTGGCGcatgttgcatttttaaatgcCATATCACATGCGCTAAGCCATATCACAATTACGATTTTATTCCGATTAATCCGATTAGCCCTAGTTGATACTAATTTTTTCATTCAAAGATTTGATTTGGTGAAGTTCATAACCGTTGTAAATCCAATAACTAGGTTATCCACCTGGTGCTTGTAAACACAACTTTTTTCCTGGTGGATATTGTGGGAGTATTTTTAAGTAGAGGAGCTCAACTTAATGTTTAATGAGTGTCTCCGTTTATATCCAGGTCCATCAGTCCCCAAACACTCCCGGCCACCTCCACCCGTGCTCAGAAAGACGTCGTCCCCCTCACAGGTGATGCTATATCTGTTTATAACCCACCCTTATGAGAAAGTTTGCATATTAGCATGAGTATTTCAGAAGTGTTTGATGTTTATGATAATGATGTGTGTGTTCAGGCCGCTGTGGATGTTTCCAGAGATGCCAACGCCTCAGTTCCCTCTCTGCCTCCGAGGTAACGCAGTGTTTTTCCTCCAGAATGAGGCGTCTGGTTTGTTTTGTCCTATCCATCattctctctgtttatgtctCAGACCCAGTGGTGGTAGGCTCCTCCCCCTTCGTCCTCCTCCAATCAAAGTGATCAAACCTGCaggctcctcctcctcccctgcTGC of the Megalobrama amblycephala isolate DHTTF-2021 linkage group LG24, ASM1881202v1, whole genome shotgun sequence genome contains:
- the wu:fy63c09 gene encoding SH3 domain-containing protein 19 isoform X2, encoding MAEARAEEDEERLREPGGARRSAEHSDRNKPDQRHSSQGPLSSIRAVIKRTSRTSSQSDHQRERRRPEITILSAEPLPSNTWFPGASGAFPPAPPPAPPTWAAGSATVQLPPPSYEQVIREKSREQNLHSSPSSSSSPPSRFSTSTIATQTDTDSPGPQSSAAHSVHRRPKPPRPSLPLKHMSEPDCSNPKPRDALHEQCGVQTDFDDIFDDISPIGPAPTSKTFTQIDFDFPAEPMKEEPSARPRPRPRSTAALQPVNLDQPMTREVKVQTLVRLKDDKAESVFTGFDDAPLDISSKYLQDLLEVFGSDKMHGESQESKVEGEENKAACSVIASEPLEPLKRPQPRPRTQKSKPQLAPKPSVFEVFDPTIEQNPSKPISPPVPAPRALLNKLQSPSDESRSSPSTSPSPAARPASAPPGQQMAVVASNSSERRNSDQAINTPVTSTDRNVGKRPSVPKHSRPPPPVLRKTSSPSQAAVDVSRDANASVPSLPPRPSGGRLLPLRPPPIKVIKPAGSSSSPAATNQLPSSRVPKRAPPLPPRPKPGHPLYKRYSSKVLQGDAEEENISKEQEEPSEETSFHEEEQLIVLDDTDILQTQSNTLHDLCPPEVKGQDVTVSGVQLEDAPSEQQIQQNTQNRFVVARFAFEGEEGELTFSEGDVITLMEYVNEEWGRGSLNGQTGIFPLSFIQAKEETEALPRKLALESPAPPAGGRSRGRALYDFNPECEDELHLKAGDVVCDLEDMDAEWFVGESGGKRGIVPKNYIQVLLDP
- the wu:fy63c09 gene encoding SH3 domain-containing protein 19 isoform X1, with translation MAEARAEEDEERLREPGGARRSAEHSDRNKPDQRHSSQGPLSSIRAVIKRRNCAASRTSSQSDHQRERRRPEITILSAEPLPSNTWFPGASGAFPPAPPPAPPTWAAGSATVQLPPPSYEQVIREKSREQNLHSSPSSSSSPPSRFSTSTIATQTDTDSPGPQSSAAHSVHRRPKPPRPSLPLKHMSEPDCSNPKPRDALHEQCGVQTDFDDIFDDISPIGPAPTSKTFTQIDFDFPAEPMKEEPSARPRPRPRSTAALQPVNLDQPMTREVKVQTLVRLKDDKAESVFTGFDDAPLDISSKYLQDLLEVFGSDKMHGESQESKVEGEENKAACSVIASEPLEPLKRPQPRPRTQKSKPQLAPKPSVFEVFDPTIEQNPSKPISPPVPAPRALLNKLQSPSDESRSSPSTSPSPAARPASAPPGQQMAVVASNSSERRNSDQAINTPVTSTDRNVGKRPSVPKHSRPPPPVLRKTSSPSQAAVDVSRDANASVPSLPPRPSGGRLLPLRPPPIKVIKPAGSSSSPAATNQLPSSRVPKRAPPLPPRPKPGHPLYKRYSSKVLQGDAEEENISKEQEEPSEETSFHEEEQLIVLDDTDILQTQSNTLHDLCPPEVKGQDVTVSGVQLEDAPSEQQIQQNTQNRFVVARFAFEGEEGELTFSEGDVITLMEYVNEEWGRGSLNGQTGIFPLSFIQAKEETEALPRKLALESPAPPAGGRSRGRALYDFNPECEDELHLKAGDVVCDLEDMDAEWFVGESGGKRGIVPKNYIQVLLDP